The segment CAATACGCATTGGGGATACGCAGCATGCAATAGCGTAGTCATCACCAGAGTTAGGACGCATTAAGTCGTCGTTTTCGTATTGGATGGAAGATGTTTCGATGGACAATTTCGCACAGAATCGGCGGAAGCCGATTGGCATGCGAGGAGACCACAATACAGTGAGGTTTGGTTCTGGAGCAGGACCAAGGTTAGTCAATGTATGTAGGTAACGGAAGGACATTTTGGAAACTAATGTGCGGCCGTCAGTACCCATACCACCGATAGATTCAGTAGTCCACACAGGGTCACCTGTGAACAAGTTATTGTATTCATGGATACGTGCGAAGCGAACCATGCGCAATTTCATGATGAAGTGATCTACGAATTCCTGGATTTGTTCTTCTGTATATGTACCATTGCGAAGGTCACGTTCTGCGTAGATGTCTAGGAATGTAGAGTTACGACCGATGGACATAGCAGCACCGTTTTGCTCTTTAATAGCGCCAAGATAGCCAAAGTAAATCCATTGCATAGCTTCTTTAACGTCTTTAGCTGGTCCAGAAATGTCGTAACCATAAGAGGCGGCCATTTCTTTCAATTCTTTCAAGGAACGGATTTGTTCTTGAATCTCTTCGCGGTCGCGAATTACGTCTTCTAGCATATCGCCCATAGTAATGTTGAATTGTTCTTTTTTATCTTCGATGAGGTAATCAATACCATACAACGCGATACGACGATAGTCGCCAATGATACGGCCACGGCTGTAAGCATCAGGCAAACCAGTTACGATATGAGCTGTGCGAGCGGCACGCATTTCAGGTGTATATACATCAAATACGCCATCATTGTGAGTTTTACGGTGCTTTTTGAAGAAGTCTTCTGTTTTTGGATCCATTTTGAAGCCGTATTCTTCAATAGCAGATTTTGCTGTACGCAAGCCACCATAAGGGAACATAGCGCGTTTTAGTGGTTTATCAGTTTGCAAACCAACGATTGTTTCGAGGTCTTTGTCGATATATCCTGGCGCATGGGCAGTAATGTGTGTGGCCACGGAAGTATCGGCATCGAGCATGCCGCCTTTTTCACGTTCTTCCTCATAAAGCTTCATTACTTGGTCCCATAATTTTGTCGTTCTTTCTGTAGGACCAGCAAGGAAGGAATCGTCCCCTTCATAGGGGATATAGTTTCTTTGAATAAAGTCGCGTACATCAACGGCTTTATCCCACACACCTGTGTTAAATTCTTTCCATGCAGTATGTTGCATTTTGCACCTCCATAAAAGGATATAACTATAGATTTCTATGCCTATAGTGTACAATGTTTGTCCTGATTTAACAAATTTTAAATGATATATATTTTCAATACATGCTATGCAGTTTTCGTAAGTATAGTAGTTATTTATATTTAAATTCAGTAGTTTGTGTTCTTTATAAAGTCTTTAACTATAGTAATAAACTGTAATGTTTGAACGATATATACTTAGGTGTTGGGGAAACTCTATTATTGTTAGATAATGAAAATTTATATCAATAAATAGAAAGAGTTCGAATAAGAGAACTAATTTTTTATAGTATTAGTAATGTATTATGGTAATATTAAAATATGTTATGTAATATATGCTGTGTTTTGATGGACTTAGTTTAGATAGGATGCGTTAGTTCTCAATCACTTGTGAATACGTGTATTTAGCGTAATGTAAATTTAAAGATCCTATAAAGATACTGTGAAAGGTGGATGCTAATGACAAATCGAATGAAAGCTATTTTGGGTGCATCTGCCACGATTGCCGTATGGGCTACAGCATTTCCGTTTGGTAAACTGGCATTACAATCAGTAGATGCATTAACGCTCTCTGTCGCGAGGGTAGTAGGCGGTGCTATACTCATGCTAATTATTGGTGTGTTTAAAGGATTACACATTCCTACATCCTGGCGTGAGTGGGGCATATATATTTTATTAGGTGCTACGGGGAACTTCGTTTACCAAGTTGTGTTTAACGAAGGCTTGCGAACGATACCAGCAGCTACATCAAGTATTATTATGGCTTTGACCCCGATGGTAACGGCTCTGATGGCATTGATTGTTTATAAAGATAGAATACGTCCTATTGGTTGGCTTTTCACCGTAACAGCCTTTGTAGGCGTAGCTGTTATTATTCTTTGGAACTCAACTCTAACGATTCCTATGGGGGCCATATGGACGTTGATAGGGATGGTACTATTTGCAATTTATAACATTCTGAATCGCGGGCTTAGCTTGAAAGGGTATAATTCTATCACCATCGCCATGTGGTCCATGTTTACCGGTGCCATCATGGCATTGCCAGTTGCAGATCACGCTATTGATATGATCGTAGCCGCACCTATTAGTGCAAAGCTTGCCATGCTGTACTTAGCATTCTTCTCTAGTGCACTAGGATTTGTATTCTGGAGCTATGCCTTTGAACATGCTGAAAAGGTGTCTGATGTAACTAACTTTATGTATATCTCGCCGATTGTGGCAGCCATAGTAGCAGCCTTTTTATTGGGCGAAATACCAAACATGGGGCTCTATATTGGGGCACCTGTTATTTTAGGATCTCTATATCTTTTTAATCGATATAGATAAGTTAATTTTGTTAGAGTCTGAATCATCTAGATTTGATGTAAAAGATATAAAAATAGGGATATAAACCCTTATAATATAAGCGTTATATAAAAGAGAACCTTAACCTATTGATGG is part of the Veillonella nakazawae genome and harbors:
- the pflB gene encoding formate C-acetyltransferase, whose translation is MQHTAWKEFNTGVWDKAVDVRDFIQRNYIPYEGDDSFLAGPTERTTKLWDQVMKLYEEEREKGGMLDADTSVATHITAHAPGYIDKDLETIVGLQTDKPLKRAMFPYGGLRTAKSAIEEYGFKMDPKTEDFFKKHRKTHNDGVFDVYTPEMRAARTAHIVTGLPDAYSRGRIIGDYRRIALYGIDYLIEDKKEQFNITMGDMLEDVIRDREEIQEQIRSLKELKEMAASYGYDISGPAKDVKEAMQWIYFGYLGAIKEQNGAAMSIGRNSTFLDIYAERDLRNGTYTEEQIQEFVDHFIMKLRMVRFARIHEYNNLFTGDPVWTTESIGGMGTDGRTLVSKMSFRYLHTLTNLGPAPEPNLTVLWSPRMPIGFRRFCAKLSIETSSIQYENDDLMRPNSGDDYAIACCVSPMRIGKEMQFFGARSNLAKCLLYAINGGVDEKLKKQIGPKYRPITSEYLEFDEVWEKFDDMMEWLAGVYVNALNIIHYMHDKYAYEKLEMALHDRKVTRWFATGIAGLSVVADSLSAIKYAKVKPIRDENGIAVDFEIEGDFPKYGNDDDRVDSLAAKVVSTFMNKIRKHPTYRQSVPTMSLLTITSNVVYGTATGSTPDGRKAGEAFAPGANPMHGRDTHGAISSLASVAKMPWRDSSDGISNTFSIIPDALGKSGETFVSLSDFDIELDPSQLPNSNTNFACSEPNVTIKEDK
- a CDS encoding DMT family transporter — translated: MTNRMKAILGASATIAVWATAFPFGKLALQSVDALTLSVARVVGGAILMLIIGVFKGLHIPTSWREWGIYILLGATGNFVYQVVFNEGLRTIPAATSSIIMALTPMVTALMALIVYKDRIRPIGWLFTVTAFVGVAVIILWNSTLTIPMGAIWTLIGMVLFAIYNILNRGLSLKGYNSITIAMWSMFTGAIMALPVADHAIDMIVAAPISAKLAMLYLAFFSSALGFVFWSYAFEHAEKVSDVTNFMYISPIVAAIVAAFLLGEIPNMGLYIGAPVILGSLYLFNRYR